In Nostoc sp. UHCC 0926, a single genomic region encodes these proteins:
- a CDS encoding sucrose synthase, protein MNELVQAVFNSDEKTALHQFIYALNTSGKHYFLRNEILLLFADYCHQSQKPAYFYYSSYVGKLIQYTHEIILEEESIWFVVRPKIANQQVWQLTADFNSFEHMTPQALLDVRDRLVNRYQPHILEIDLHPFYEDSPRIDDPRNIGQGLAFLNRYLCSQLLTDPEHWLEILFQALHRLEYDGIRLLLNHRIPSGIQLAKQIKQALKFLSELEPNEPYEKFRFDLQKLGFEPGWGNTAVRVSQTLELLDRLIYSPEPGILETFVARVPAVFRVVLVSIHGWVGQEDVLGRDETLGQVIYVLEQARSLENKLREEIKLAGLDLLGIKPHVIILTRLIPNCEETFCNLRLEKVQDTENAWILRVPFGEFNPEITNNWISKFEIWPYLETFALDAEKELLAQFKGKPNLIVGNYSDGNLVAFLLSRRMKVTQCNIAHSLDKPKYLFSNLYWQDLEDQYHFSAQFTADLISMNAADFIITSSYQEIVGTPDTIGQYESYKWFTMPQLYHVVDGIDLFSPKFNLVPPGVNENIFFPYSQKEDRDINLGTKIHDLLFIREDPQILGHLENLNKRPIFAAASVTSIKNLTGLAECFGQSQPLQEHCNLILLSGKLHPHEATNPEEAEEIQKLHDIIDQYHLYGNIRWIGMRIPTRDLGEAYRVVADSQGIYVHFAHFESFGRSILEAMISGLPTFATQFGGSLEIIENQENGFNVNPTDLEGTAKKILDFVEQCDTHPEHWHEVSEWMSQRIHNRYNWHLHSNQLLLLAKMFSFWNFVAPENNEARDRYMEALFHLIYKPRAEKILEKHMGHGA, encoded by the coding sequence ATGAATGAACTAGTTCAAGCTGTCTTCAACAGTGATGAAAAAACTGCTCTACATCAGTTTATTTATGCGTTGAATACTTCAGGTAAGCATTACTTCCTAAGAAATGAGATTTTGCTCCTCTTTGCTGATTACTGTCATCAATCCCAAAAGCCAGCCTATTTTTACTACTCTTCTTATGTTGGCAAACTGATACAGTACACCCACGAAATAATTCTCGAAGAGGAAAGTATCTGGTTCGTGGTTCGACCCAAGATTGCTAACCAGCAAGTTTGGCAACTGACAGCCGATTTTAATAGTTTCGAGCATATGACACCCCAAGCGCTGCTAGATGTAAGAGATCGCTTAGTCAACCGCTACCAACCCCACATTCTCGAAATTGACCTCCACCCCTTTTACGAGGATTCCCCAAGAATCGACGACCCCAGAAATATTGGTCAAGGTTTAGCCTTCCTGAACCGTTACCTGTGCAGTCAATTGTTGACTGACCCCGAACATTGGTTAGAAATATTATTTCAAGCATTACATAGGCTGGAATACGATGGTATTCGCCTACTGTTGAACCATCGCATTCCCTCCGGTATTCAGCTAGCCAAACAAATTAAGCAAGCGCTCAAATTCCTGAGTGAGCTTGAGCCTAATGAACCCTATGAAAAATTCCGCTTTGACCTCCAAAAACTAGGCTTTGAGCCTGGTTGGGGTAACACTGCGGTACGAGTCTCCCAAACCCTAGAACTCCTCGACCGACTCATTTACTCTCCAGAACCTGGCATCTTAGAAACATTTGTCGCCCGTGTCCCCGCCGTCTTTCGCGTCGTCCTCGTTTCCATCCACGGTTGGGTTGGACAGGAAGATGTTTTAGGAAGAGATGAAACACTCGGTCAAGTTATCTACGTCCTCGAACAAGCTCGCAGCTTAGAAAACAAACTGCGTGAAGAAATCAAACTCGCTGGACTGGACCTGCTGGGCATTAAGCCACATGTGATTATTCTTACCCGGCTAATCCCTAACTGTGAAGAGACATTTTGCAACCTGCGTTTAGAAAAAGTCCAAGATACTGAAAATGCTTGGATATTGCGCGTTCCTTTTGGTGAATTCAATCCGGAAATTACTAACAATTGGATTTCTAAATTTGAGATTTGGCCCTATTTAGAAACATTTGCTCTAGATGCAGAAAAAGAATTACTAGCTCAATTCAAAGGCAAACCTAATCTGATTGTTGGCAACTACAGCGATGGGAACTTAGTAGCCTTTCTTTTATCTCGCCGGATGAAAGTTACCCAGTGCAACATTGCCCATTCTTTGGACAAACCTAAATATCTATTTAGTAATTTATATTGGCAAGATTTAGAAGACCAATATCACTTCTCGGCCCAATTCACCGCTGATTTAATCAGCATGAATGCAGCTGACTTCATTATCACATCGTCCTACCAAGAAATTGTCGGCACACCCGACACCATAGGTCAATACGAGTCGTACAAGTGGTTTACGATGCCACAGTTGTATCATGTGGTTGATGGGATTGATTTGTTTAGTCCTAAATTCAACTTGGTGCCGCCGGGAGTAAATGAGAATATTTTCTTTCCCTATAGCCAAAAAGAAGACCGAGATATTAACCTTGGCACCAAAATTCACGACCTACTCTTTATCCGCGAAGATCCCCAAATATTAGGTCACTTAGAGAACCTTAATAAGCGACCAATTTTTGCTGCTGCTTCCGTCACTTCAATCAAAAATCTCACTGGGTTAGCTGAATGCTTTGGTCAAAGTCAGCCATTGCAAGAGCATTGTAACCTGATCCTCTTAAGTGGGAAACTGCATCCACATGAAGCTACAAACCCAGAAGAAGCAGAAGAAATCCAAAAACTTCACGACATCATTGATCAATATCATCTCTATGGTAATATTCGCTGGATAGGGATGCGTATCCCGACCCGCGACCTCGGCGAAGCTTACCGGGTAGTTGCAGACTCTCAGGGAATTTATGTCCACTTTGCCCACTTTGAATCCTTCGGGCGGAGCATTTTGGAAGCGATGATTTCCGGCTTGCCAACTTTCGCCACTCAATTTGGTGGCTCTTTAGAAATAATCGAGAACCAAGAGAATGGATTTAATGTTAATCCTACGGACTTAGAAGGAACAGCAAAGAAAATTTTAGACTTCGTTGAGCAATGCGATACTCATCCTGAACATTGGCACGAAGTCTCAGAATGGATGAGTCAGCGAATTCATAATAGATATAATTGGCATTTACATAGCAATCAATTACTACTGCTAGCGAAAATGTTTAGTTTCTGGAACTTTGTTGCTCCAGAAAATAACGAAGCCAGAGATCGCTATATGGAAGCCTTATTTCATCTCATTTATAAACCCAGAGCCGAAAAGATTTTGGAAAAGCACATGGGGCACGGTGCTTAG
- the pgmB gene encoding beta-phosphoglucomutase, which produces MQTKARSRHFIYTDWILIETQFDPEQLQSKETVFTIGNGYLGTRGSFEEGHPHALPATFINGVYDDVPVVYTELVNCPDWLPLVVIVNGDRFRLDQGEILSYNRQLDLRQGLLIRALRWRSPSGNTIDIYFERFASLADPHVLALRCNITPVDFDGLIEVQASINGYPENQGFNHWEGLDQGKTNQGIWLQRRTRNSRIELGMAAKVTILGTEASLQVSTAPGYPTLSTTYQAKVQQTVTVEKIVTVFTSREIETPVPAAQEKLAHLPDYATLLKANLKAWDEVWQQSDIMIEGDSTATFAVRYNLFQLLIAGPRDDDRVSIPAKTLSGFGYRGHIFWDTEIFMLPLFLFTQPAIAHNLLTYRWHTLPGAQRKAAHYGYKGAMYAWESADTGDEVTPRWALESDFYGEDVRIWCRDREIHINADIPYGIWNYWQTTGDDEWMQKCGAEVILDAAIFWGSRVEFNPEQEKYEIRGVIGADEYHEFVHNNAFTNRMAQWHLEKAIAVYDWLVDKFPERATELEEKLKLTPEERTHWQDIIAKILFFYDPSTELIEQIEGFFQLEDINLAEYEPRDRSIQGILGIEKTNKFQVLKQPDVLMLLYLMRESADFPYNKKALQTNWEYYAPRTDITYGSSLGPAVHAILASDLGKSTEAYEQFMHASMVDLEDNRGNTKDGIHGATAGGVWQAVIFGFGGIQLTENGPVANPHLPPGWTRLKFKLHWRGEWHEFDLRPGQVAQGIASQLEYLQLSVSPNPPNFRSEASEHQADSPASSSPPVANPQSQSEATDNFNIQGFIFDLDGVLTDTAELHYLGWQKLADEEGIPFNREANEALRGVSRRASLMLILKNRPYSEAQIEEMMERKNRYYVELMQKMTPQDLLPGAIAFLDELRQAGIKIGIGSGSKNARTVIERLGIADKIDAIADGYSVQEPKPAPDLFLYAAKQLGLEPEQSVVVEDAAAGVEAALAAGMWAVGLGPAERVGAAHVVLPSLAGVKWADLRAKLNNIARQKNLGTSK; this is translated from the coding sequence ATGCAAACAAAAGCTCGTTCTCGCCATTTTATCTACACAGACTGGATATTAATCGAAACCCAGTTTGACCCTGAGCAATTGCAATCCAAAGAAACCGTCTTTACAATCGGCAATGGATACTTGGGAACAAGGGGCAGTTTTGAGGAAGGGCATCCTCATGCATTGCCAGCTACTTTCATCAACGGTGTCTATGACGATGTGCCGGTGGTGTACACTGAACTGGTAAATTGCCCGGACTGGCTACCCTTGGTAGTGATTGTGAATGGCGATCGCTTCCGTCTCGATCAAGGTGAGATATTAAGCTACAATCGCCAACTTGACCTGCGTCAAGGACTACTTATCCGTGCCTTGCGTTGGCGTTCTCCAAGTGGGAACACCATAGATATCTATTTTGAACGCTTTGCTAGTCTTGCAGATCCGCACGTGTTGGCGCTACGCTGCAATATAACGCCAGTAGATTTTGATGGGTTAATTGAAGTTCAAGCTAGCATTAACGGCTATCCAGAAAATCAGGGTTTCAATCACTGGGAAGGACTGGATCAGGGCAAGACAAACCAAGGAATCTGGTTGCAACGCCGCACCCGCAACTCCCGAATTGAACTCGGTATGGCAGCTAAGGTAACAATATTAGGCACTGAAGCATCTTTGCAAGTAAGTACCGCACCTGGTTATCCTACCTTGAGTACGACCTACCAGGCTAAAGTGCAACAGACCGTAACAGTAGAAAAAATCGTCACAGTTTTTACCTCGCGGGAGATTGAAACACCAGTCCCAGCAGCTCAAGAAAAACTTGCACACCTGCCAGACTATGCAACATTACTAAAAGCCAATCTAAAGGCATGGGATGAGGTTTGGCAGCAAAGTGACATCATGATTGAAGGGGATAGCACAGCTACTTTTGCAGTTCGCTACAATCTGTTTCAGCTGCTGATTGCTGGCCCACGGGATGATGATCGGGTGAGTATTCCTGCTAAAACCCTTTCGGGGTTTGGTTATCGCGGTCATATCTTTTGGGATACAGAAATTTTTATGCTGCCCCTGTTTCTGTTTACCCAACCAGCGATCGCCCACAACTTACTCACTTACCGCTGGCACACCTTACCAGGAGCGCAACGCAAGGCAGCCCATTACGGGTATAAAGGGGCAATGTATGCCTGGGAAAGTGCAGATACCGGAGATGAAGTGACACCACGTTGGGCACTCGAAAGTGATTTTTATGGTGAAGACGTGCGGATTTGGTGCCGCGATCGCGAAATTCATATCAATGCAGATATCCCCTACGGCATCTGGAACTACTGGCAAACCACTGGTGACGATGAGTGGATGCAAAAGTGCGGCGCAGAGGTGATCTTGGATGCCGCCATTTTTTGGGGTAGCCGGGTGGAATTCAATCCTGAGCAGGAAAAGTATGAAATTCGGGGAGTGATCGGAGCGGATGAATACCATGAATTCGTCCACAACAACGCCTTTACAAACCGGATGGCGCAATGGCATTTAGAGAAAGCGATCGCAGTCTATGATTGGTTGGTTGACAAATTCCCCGAACGAGCTACCGAACTAGAAGAGAAACTAAAACTCACCCCAGAAGAACGAACACACTGGCAAGATATCATCGCCAAAATATTGTTTTTTTATGACCCATCAACAGAACTAATTGAGCAGATCGAGGGATTTTTCCAATTGGAAGATATTAACTTAGCAGAATATGAACCACGCGATCGCTCCATACAAGGCATCTTAGGTATTGAGAAAACCAATAAATTTCAAGTACTCAAGCAGCCGGATGTATTGATGCTGCTTTATTTAATGCGGGAATCAGCAGATTTTCCCTACAACAAAAAAGCATTGCAGACAAACTGGGAGTACTACGCACCCCGCACCGACATTACCTATGGTTCGTCTCTTGGGCCAGCAGTTCACGCCATCTTAGCTTCCGATTTGGGCAAATCAACGGAAGCTTACGAACAGTTTATGCACGCGTCAATGGTGGATCTTGAAGATAACCGAGGTAACACCAAAGATGGAATTCATGGCGCTACTGCTGGTGGCGTTTGGCAAGCTGTAATTTTTGGATTCGGTGGCATCCAACTAACCGAAAACGGCCCCGTAGCCAATCCCCACCTGCCCCCTGGCTGGACACGTCTGAAGTTTAAACTGCACTGGCGCGGAGAATGGCACGAGTTCGATCTCCGTCCGGGACAAGTTGCCCAAGGTATAGCTAGTCAACTAGAATATCTTCAACTTTCCGTCTCCCCAAATCCCCCAAATTTCCGCTCAGAAGCTTCTGAACACCAGGCTGATTCCCCTGCCTCCTCATCCCCCCCAGTCGCCAATCCCCAATCCCAGAGCGAAGCAACCGATAACTTCAACATCCAAGGATTCATCTTCGACCTAGATGGTGTGCTAACAGATACAGCAGAACTTCATTATTTAGGTTGGCAAAAGCTAGCAGATGAAGAGGGTATACCCTTTAATCGGGAGGCTAACGAAGCGCTGCGGGGTGTATCCCGTCGTGCTTCCCTGATGCTGATTCTTAAGAATAGACCGTATTCGGAAGCACAAATCGAGGAGATGATGGAGCGCAAGAATCGCTATTATGTGGAATTGATGCAAAAGATGACGCCCCAGGATTTGTTACCAGGTGCGATCGCCTTCTTGGATGAACTGCGGCAAGCTGGGATTAAAATCGGTATTGGTTCAGGTAGTAAAAATGCCCGCACAGTGATCGAGCGACTGGGCATTGCTGATAAAATAGATGCGATCGCTGACGGTTATAGTGTACAGGAACCCAAGCCAGCACCCGACCTATTTCTGTATGCAGCCAAGCAACTAGGACTCGAACCAGAGCAATCTGTAGTTGTAGAAGATGCCGCAGCAGGCGTTGAAGCGGCTCTAGCCGCTGGTATGTGGGCAGTAGGACTCGGCCCCGCTGAACGAGTTGGAGCCGCTCATGTTGTTTTGCCCAGCCTAGCAGGGGTCAAATGGGCAGATTTAAGAGCCAAATTAAACAACATTGCCAGACAAAAGAATTTAGGAACTTCCAAATAA
- a CDS encoding RrF2 family transcriptional regulator, translated as MVISNKSEYALLALLELATCYPNGEALQIREIAVLQDIPNRYLEQLLATLRRGGLIKSIRGAKGGYVLAREPGKITVFDAFSCMEGSDIVVSDCEPTPNTVEGELIQEVWQEARQAANSVLEKYTLQDLCERRSIRKQKELMYYI; from the coding sequence GTGGTAATCTCTAACAAATCAGAATACGCACTTCTAGCCCTGTTAGAGTTGGCAACCTGCTACCCTAACGGTGAAGCCTTACAAATTCGAGAGATAGCGGTATTGCAAGACATACCGAACCGCTATTTGGAACAACTCCTAGCAACATTAAGGCGTGGAGGTTTAATTAAGAGTATACGTGGAGCCAAGGGTGGCTATGTTCTGGCACGAGAACCTGGTAAGATTACAGTGTTCGATGCTTTTAGCTGCATGGAAGGGTCAGATATTGTTGTCTCTGATTGTGAGCCGACTCCCAACACGGTAGAAGGTGAGCTAATTCAGGAAGTCTGGCAGGAAGCACGTCAGGCTGCTAACTCCGTTTTGGAAAAATATACACTCCAAGACCTTTGTGAGCGAAGATCAATCCGCAAGCAGAAGGAACTCATGTATTACATTTAG
- a CDS encoding pentapeptide repeat-containing protein, with amino-acid sequence MPEVNSQQPINSAATLVESYAAGKRDFSKAELGDADLQSINLKGSDLSYADLSEANLSGANLRGTDLSFADLSQANLKDTDLRGTLLMSANLCQADLKGANLEKADYDRSTHFPQDFDPVKAGMQIKFEN; translated from the coding sequence ATGCCTGAAGTCAATTCTCAACAGCCGATAAATAGTGCCGCTACTCTTGTGGAGAGTTATGCAGCCGGAAAACGAGATTTTAGTAAAGCAGAACTGGGTGATGCTGATTTGCAAAGCATTAACTTGAAAGGATCTGATCTCAGTTATGCTGACTTGAGTGAAGCTAACCTGAGTGGCGCTAATTTGAGGGGAACTGACCTGAGCTTTGCCGATCTAAGTCAAGCTAATCTGAAGGATACTGATCTTAGGGGAACATTGTTGATGTCAGCGAATCTGTGCCAAGCGGACCTCAAAGGAGCGAATCTGGAAAAAGCAGACTACGATCGCAGCACCCATTTTCCTCAAGATTTCGACCCAGTGAAAGCGGGTATGCAGATTAAATTTGAAAATTGA
- a CDS encoding DUF2243 domain-containing protein, whose product MEAKSETFYRRAPLISAGICLGVGLGGFLDGILLHQLLQWHHMLSSIRPLTNTANIDLNMVWDGLFHALDWVFTVVGLVLLWRAGGRDDVPWSSQTFIGSIVIGTGLFDFVEGLIDHQILGIHHVKPGPNQLVWDLGFLAFGALLIVIGSIVIKKESVVNSQ is encoded by the coding sequence ATGGAGGCAAAAAGTGAAACCTTCTACCGACGCGCACCGTTAATTAGTGCTGGAATTTGTCTTGGTGTGGGTCTTGGAGGATTTCTTGATGGAATTTTACTCCATCAGCTCCTCCAGTGGCATCATATGCTCAGTAGCATTCGACCTCTGACAAACACGGCAAATATAGATTTGAACATGGTATGGGATGGGTTATTTCATGCCTTGGATTGGGTATTCACCGTAGTAGGACTTGTGTTGCTATGGCGTGCAGGAGGGCGTGATGATGTTCCTTGGTCATCACAAACCTTTATTGGGTCAATAGTGATTGGAACTGGGTTATTTGACTTTGTTGAAGGTCTAATTGACCACCAAATTCTCGGTATCCATCATGTGAAACCAGGTCCAAATCAGTTAGTTTGGGATCTAGGATTTCTTGCATTCGGTGCGCTACTTATTGTTATCGGCTCAATAGTGATAAAAAAAGAGTCAGTAGTCAATAGTCAATAG
- a CDS encoding DUF4129 domain-containing protein, producing MSTDTFEKTSWSWQLSQFQHQVGEWCEYQFYRFQQALPELPTGWSISPRLGELLKFLFWLVIGLFIAWVSWRLWREFSPYVYSWLNRSGNMTDFRVKNRSSESSIALLLERSQEFYRQGNYREACRCIYLAMLQQLDQNTIAPHKLSRTDGEYLQLLRSSVTPIQPYETLITTHEQLCFGNAEILPDNYEQCRQAYREISPE from the coding sequence ATGTCTACAGATACTTTTGAAAAAACTAGCTGGAGTTGGCAGCTTTCTCAATTCCAACACCAAGTGGGAGAATGGTGTGAATACCAGTTTTACCGCTTTCAACAGGCTTTGCCCGAATTGCCTACTGGATGGTCGATTAGCCCAAGGCTTGGTGAGTTGTTGAAATTCCTCTTTTGGCTGGTAATAGGCTTATTTATAGCTTGGGTGAGTTGGCGATTATGGCGAGAATTCAGTCCTTATGTATATTCTTGGCTGAATAGAAGTGGCAATATGACTGATTTTCGCGTAAAAAATCGCTCTAGTGAGTCATCTATAGCCCTTTTGTTGGAGCGATCGCAAGAATTTTACCGTCAGGGTAACTACCGTGAAGCTTGCCGTTGTATCTATTTAGCGATGTTGCAGCAGTTGGATCAAAACACCATCGCACCCCACAAACTCAGCCGTACAGATGGAGAATATCTGCAATTGCTGCGATCGTCTGTGACTCCCATACAGCCTTATGAAACTTTAATTACCACTCACGAGCAATTATGTTTTGGTAATGCCGAAATTTTGCCAGACAATTATGAACAGTGTCGGCAAGCTTATCGGGAAATTTCCCCAGAATGA
- a CDS encoding aspartate aminotransferase family protein has translation MSLQTLVDQATIPPDSGSASSPFDADSFNEAVMSTYARFPLALERGAGCRVWDTQGREYLDFVAGIATCTLGHAHPAMIEAVTRQIQKLHHVSNLYYIPEQGELAKWIVDHSCADRVFFCNSGAEANEAAIKLARKYAHTVLDIEKPIILTANASFHGRTLATITATAQPKYQKYFDPLVPGFHYVNYNDINAVEVAISELDEGDYRVAAILIEPLQGEGGVRPGDVAYFKKLRQICDETGILLIFDEVQVGMGRSGQLWSYEHLGVEPDIFTSAKGLGGGIPIGAMMSKKFCDVFQPGEHASTFGGNPFVCGVALSVCQTLERENILQNVQDRGEQLRSGLRAIAAKYPQQIGEVRGWGLINGLELRADIGLTAADVVNAAINEGVLLVPAGPKVVRFVPPLIVTEAEVNTALEAVEKAIAILTK, from the coding sequence GTGAGCCTACAAACTCTCGTTGACCAAGCCACCATCCCCCCAGATTCAGGGTCAGCATCCAGTCCCTTTGATGCAGATAGCTTTAATGAAGCTGTCATGTCTACCTATGCCCGGTTTCCTTTAGCCCTAGAACGAGGTGCTGGATGTCGGGTTTGGGATACACAGGGGCGAGAATATCTGGACTTTGTAGCTGGAATTGCCACTTGTACTTTGGGACACGCCCACCCAGCTATGATAGAAGCGGTGACACGCCAAATCCAAAAGCTGCACCATGTCTCTAATTTGTACTACATTCCTGAGCAAGGTGAATTGGCAAAATGGATCGTTGATCATTCCTGTGCCGATCGCGTATTTTTCTGCAACTCTGGAGCTGAAGCTAACGAAGCCGCAATTAAACTGGCGCGGAAATATGCCCACACAGTATTAGACATTGAAAAACCGATTATTCTAACCGCCAATGCCAGTTTCCACGGGCGGACTTTGGCGACGATTACCGCCACTGCACAACCGAAGTATCAAAAGTATTTTGATCCTTTGGTTCCTGGTTTCCACTACGTAAATTACAACGATATTAACGCTGTGGAAGTGGCAATTAGCGAGTTAGATGAAGGCGATTATCGGGTAGCAGCAATTCTAATTGAGCCATTGCAGGGAGAAGGCGGTGTGCGTCCAGGAGATGTTGCCTATTTCAAAAAGCTCCGGCAGATTTGCGACGAAACAGGCATTTTGTTGATTTTTGATGAAGTGCAAGTTGGTATGGGGCGTAGTGGTCAATTATGGAGTTATGAACATCTCGGCGTTGAACCGGATATCTTCACCAGTGCCAAAGGCTTAGGTGGCGGTATTCCCATCGGCGCAATGATGAGCAAGAAATTCTGCGATGTTTTTCAACCAGGGGAACACGCCAGTACTTTTGGCGGAAATCCTTTTGTGTGTGGTGTAGCACTCAGTGTTTGCCAGACATTAGAGCGGGAAAATATTTTGCAGAATGTGCAAGACAGGGGTGAACAATTGCGAAGTGGATTGAGGGCGATCGCAGCAAAATATCCTCAGCAGATTGGGGAAGTTCGGGGATGGGGTTTAATCAACGGTTTGGAGTTGCGAGCCGACATTGGGCTAACCGCAGCCGATGTCGTCAATGCTGCCATCAACGAGGGTGTATTGCTCGTACCAGCCGGGCCAAAAGTAGTCCGATTTGTGCCACCGCTGATTGTCACAGAGGCGGAAGTAAACACTGCCTTGGAAGCTGTAGAAAAGGCGATCGCGATTCTCACAAAATAA
- a CDS encoding potassium channel family protein, with the protein MAGAIALGGVFVIGTLWYWLVEGWSWEDAAYMTVITLATVGYGEIHPMGSRGRLFTIALILLGVMNIGYIVNRFTEAIIQGYFQEGIRLQQQRRLMESLSEHYIICGFSRTGRQIAKEFRAEGVLFVVIDSEMESIQRAQMEGYTAYQGDATLDDTLLKVGIERATCIVAALPSDAENLYIVLSAKTLNTGIRAIARASTEEALQKLQRGGADEVISPYITGGKRMAAAALRPQVLDFVDGILTGADRQLYMEEFLLDPVFCPFVGQTLQKARLRSQTGALVLAIRRLDGTLIGGPTGDTVLMSGDRLIGMGTAEQLRDLNQILGPIGSQKLRKPKNNS; encoded by the coding sequence ATGGCTGGGGCGATCGCTCTGGGCGGTGTTTTCGTCATTGGCACTTTGTGGTACTGGTTAGTGGAGGGCTGGTCATGGGAAGACGCGGCTTACATGACAGTCATCACTTTAGCGACTGTGGGATATGGAGAGATCCACCCAATGGGTAGCCGAGGACGATTGTTTACAATTGCCCTGATTTTGTTGGGTGTAATGAATATCGGTTACATTGTCAACAGATTTACAGAAGCGATCATTCAAGGCTACTTTCAAGAAGGAATTCGGCTACAACAACAGAGGCGGTTAATGGAATCCCTGTCAGAACATTACATCATCTGTGGATTTAGTCGGACTGGTCGTCAAATTGCCAAGGAATTTCGGGCAGAAGGTGTACTTTTTGTGGTGATTGATTCGGAGATGGAATCTATACAAAGGGCGCAGATGGAAGGTTACACGGCATACCAAGGTGACGCTACCCTAGATGATACACTCCTGAAAGTTGGTATTGAAAGAGCGACTTGTATCGTTGCAGCACTTCCTTCAGATGCCGAAAATTTATATATTGTTTTATCAGCAAAAACACTGAATACAGGAATTCGAGCGATCGCCCGCGCAAGTACAGAAGAAGCTTTGCAGAAGTTACAACGCGGTGGTGCAGATGAAGTGATATCCCCCTATATTACTGGTGGGAAGCGCATGGCTGCTGCGGCTCTCAGACCCCAAGTATTGGACTTTGTAGACGGGATTTTGACAGGTGCAGACCGCCAATTGTATATGGAAGAATTTTTACTCGACCCGGTTTTTTGTCCTTTTGTTGGTCAAACTTTACAAAAAGCGAGATTGCGATCGCAAACTGGGGCATTAGTTCTGGCAATTCGCCGCCTTGATGGCACTTTAATCGGTGGCCCTACTGGTGATACAGTTTTAATGTCAGGAGATCGGCTGATTGGGATGGGTACAGCCGAACAGTTGCGTGACCTTAACCAAATTCTTGGCCCAATTGGTTCTCAGAAATTGCGTAAACCCAAGAATAATAGCTGA
- a CDS encoding methylmalonic aciduria and homocystinuria type D protein — MNYPRVYTSEQACPINLVDERGQAVQISIHAPSQYICANCERILPDWKRQPFLRVVIVLQQSRYQLVERTAEVETEKERLREKFMRFGCDLAFNLRDRGYLTDLIDPRTGYPLLSHPGAIPHDDTAVVKALLNYPVIKNQCRVLVHPDWGAAVYPSILISEAPPIAIESVTKGIAAMHGWKEIDY, encoded by the coding sequence GTGAACTATCCCAGAGTTTACACTTCGGAGCAAGCCTGTCCCATTAATTTAGTTGACGAAAGGGGACAAGCGGTTCAAATTTCAATTCATGCTCCCAGTCAATATATCTGTGCCAACTGCGAACGGATATTACCAGATTGGAAACGACAGCCATTTTTACGAGTAGTGATTGTCTTACAGCAATCGCGTTATCAACTAGTCGAAAGGACGGCAGAAGTAGAGACAGAGAAAGAACGCTTGCGAGAAAAGTTTATGAGATTTGGCTGCGATTTAGCATTTAATCTGCGCGATCGCGGCTATTTAACAGACCTAATCGACCCTCGTACAGGCTATCCTTTACTGTCTCATCCCGGAGCAATTCCCCACGATGACACAGCAGTTGTCAAAGCTTTGCTCAACTATCCAGTGATTAAAAATCAATGCCGTGTGCTAGTGCATCCCGACTGGGGTGCAGCAGTTTATCCTAGCATCTTGATATCAGAAGCTCCCCCAATTGCGATCGAATCGGTTACCAAAGGTATAGCAGCTATGCATGGGTGGAAAGAAATTGATTATTAA
- a CDS encoding glycogen debranching protein — translation MTIWVNEQIDPSGMIHACIATCNESQAKDCHDSFENNLTETQKAAGWVAQLRTVDSWDEVPVNSLKLN, via the coding sequence ATGACTATTTGGGTAAATGAGCAAATTGATCCGTCTGGAATGATTCATGCCTGTATTGCCACTTGTAATGAATCTCAAGCCAAAGATTGTCATGATTCCTTTGAGAATAATTTGACCGAGACGCAAAAGGCAGCAGGTTGGGTAGCGCAATTGCGGACAGTCGATTCTTGGGATGAAGTGCCGGTAAATTCTTTAAAACTTAATTAA